From the genome of Sulfurovum sp. NBC37-1, one region includes:
- a CDS encoding bifunctional aspartate transaminase/aspartate 4-decarboxylase, producing the protein MSQKIHPFIKEIAKATKEGVVTRRDFFQYAAAFGMSIFTAGSLIGLSASEISADTHIDWKDLALESPFEVKNILIQKAETDCSKSGCSIVNAGRGNPNFLNTLVRKSLALLTLFAADMAEKNSKIIDVGYRQSKEGMYNALKKFLAKHKYDTEADFLGRSIEYAKNETEMDADELVYELMDGVQGDFYPDPPRIFPATEKIVRKYLDRVVFSNKPPQGDFHLFVTEGATAAMIYIFNSLRENMVLLPGDKVAIVTPIFSPYLELPVLKDYGLESVYIRGDEKMGWQIPDSEVSKLKDRKVKALYMVNPTNPTSVSLNADTVKRMADTIRMHNKDMIIISDTVYASFVDEFNTFGKELPENILGVYSYSKYFGVTGWRLGVVMVHKNNVVDRLIKKLPRSKQARLDFRYRLVSTKPNEIPFYERLEIDSRQVALAHTGGLSGPQQVAMSLFSLYELIDENYSYKKSIMGILKKRWSALFEALDMPEPEGNNLTRYYALIDLKKMAEKKHGSAFAEHLVKTHPLEFLFRLAEDHHTVCLPGGGFAGPRWSLRVALANIDEEDCRQIGHAIVSVMDGYKKSMPV; encoded by the coding sequence ATGTCACAGAAGATACACCCATTCATTAAAGAGATCGCCAAAGCAACAAAAGAGGGAGTAGTTACCCGCCGTGACTTTTTTCAGTACGCGGCAGCGTTTGGTATGTCGATTTTTACTGCAGGAAGTCTCATTGGCCTGTCGGCTTCGGAAATCAGTGCCGATACACATATCGACTGGAAAGATCTTGCTTTGGAAAGTCCTTTTGAGGTTAAAAATATTCTGATCCAAAAAGCTGAAACGGACTGTTCGAAATCCGGTTGCAGTATAGTGAATGCCGGCAGGGGAAATCCCAATTTCCTCAATACGCTGGTGCGTAAATCACTGGCACTTTTAACGCTCTTTGCTGCAGATATGGCTGAGAAGAATTCTAAAATTATAGATGTAGGATATCGGCAAAGCAAAGAAGGAATGTACAATGCGTTAAAGAAATTTCTGGCAAAACACAAATATGATACGGAAGCCGATTTTTTGGGCAGAAGTATAGAATATGCAAAAAATGAGACAGAAATGGATGCCGATGAATTGGTTTATGAACTCATGGATGGCGTGCAGGGAGATTTTTATCCGGATCCCCCCCGTATCTTTCCCGCCACTGAAAAAATCGTCCGAAAATATCTTGACAGGGTTGTTTTCTCCAATAAGCCCCCTCAGGGCGATTTCCATCTTTTTGTAACAGAGGGGGCAACGGCGGCCATGATCTATATTTTCAACTCTCTGAGAGAAAATATGGTATTGCTTCCCGGAGACAAGGTGGCTATTGTGACGCCTATTTTCTCTCCATACCTGGAACTGCCAGTACTGAAAGATTATGGTCTGGAATCGGTCTATATCCGTGGTGATGAAAAAATGGGTTGGCAGATTCCCGATAGTGAAGTGTCCAAGCTGAAGGACCGGAAAGTCAAGGCACTCTATATGGTCAACCCGACCAATCCAACCTCGGTTTCACTGAATGCGGATACGGTCAAGCGTATGGCCGATACAATACGGATGCACAATAAGGATATGATCATTATCTCCGATACCGTGTATGCCAGTTTTGTCGATGAATTCAATACTTTTGGTAAAGAACTGCCTGAAAATATTCTGGGTGTTTACTCCTATTCAAAATATTTCGGGGTTACCGGCTGGCGGCTTGGTGTTGTGATGGTTCACAAAAACAATGTGGTTGACCGGCTCATCAAGAAGCTTCCAAGATCCAAGCAGGCCCGCTTGGACTTCCGATATCGTCTGGTCTCTACCAAGCCGAATGAGATCCCATTCTATGAACGTCTGGAAATAGACAGCCGGCAGGTGGCTCTAGCGCATACGGGAGGACTTTCCGGTCCGCAGCAGGTAGCGATGTCCCTTTTTTCGCTTTATGAGCTCATCGACGAAAATTACAGCTACAAAAAATCTATTATGGGTATTCTCAAAAAACGATGGTCTGCACTGTTTGAAGCCTTGGATATGCCAGAGCCGGAAGGAAACAACCTGACACGCTACTATGCCCTGATTGATTTGAAAAAAATGGCGGAAAAGAAACACGGCAGCGCGTTCGCGGAGCATCTGGTCAAAACGCATCCTCTTGAATTTTTATTCAGACTGGCGGAAGACCACCATACGGTCTGTCTACCCGGTGGAGGATTTGCCGGACCGAGGTGGTCACTCAGGGTGGCATTGGCCAACATTGACGAAGAAGATTGTCGGCAGATTGGGCATGCGATTGTCTCCGTGATGGACGGATACAAAAAATCCATGCCGGTCTAA
- a CDS encoding amidohydrolase family protein: protein MKLFNVRLSWILVVWMVVLTYGVNASEKGSHLNVESEKSKYEVTDAHLHYVDFLQKSDGIKDLLKMMDRTGVKHAMLNGLAVVKKWNAVDPVQPKYYLADDSRSYWYSATDVIVARALETLSASERRRFHPFICGFNPTDRNAVDHLKRMFALYPDTWEGIGEILTRHDDLTALTYGEQARANHIALDAVYDFAAEHDLPVTIHSDISSVWVHKPLYLEEMEEAVKNHPKTRIVWAHAGASRRIVVPNLASIMGRMLKTYPNLWIDLSWVVYPNYVAPHGKPSKEWVALVEEFPDRFMIGTDNIGHYDNYEQTIKRYYVFLDALSPKTARLVAEKNFLSILPLRVRKKIDASIAK, encoded by the coding sequence ATGAAATTGTTTAATGTGAGATTATCGTGGATATTAGTGGTTTGGATGGTTGTTCTGACCTATGGGGTCAATGCTTCAGAGAAAGGATCACACTTAAACGTTGAATCAGAGAAAAGCAAATATGAAGTGACAGATGCCCATTTGCATTATGTGGACTTTTTGCAGAAAAGTGACGGAATAAAAGATCTTCTTAAGATGATGGACCGTACCGGAGTCAAGCATGCGATGCTCAATGGATTGGCGGTTGTGAAAAAATGGAATGCTGTTGATCCCGTTCAGCCAAAATATTATCTTGCCGATGATTCACGAAGCTATTGGTACAGTGCTACGGATGTTATTGTTGCAAGAGCGCTTGAAACCCTTTCTGCATCAGAGCGCAGAAGATTCCATCCGTTTATCTGCGGGTTTAATCCTACGGATAGGAATGCTGTTGACCACCTGAAGCGGATGTTTGCCCTGTATCCGGATACCTGGGAAGGGATCGGCGAGATCCTGACTCGGCATGATGATTTGACAGCATTGACATACGGTGAGCAGGCCAGGGCAAATCATATCGCATTGGATGCTGTATATGATTTCGCCGCCGAGCATGACCTGCCTGTAACCATTCACAGTGATATCAGTTCGGTATGGGTACACAAGCCGCTCTATCTGGAAGAGATGGAAGAGGCTGTCAAAAACCATCCAAAAACCCGCATAGTCTGGGCACATGCCGGAGCCAGCCGGCGCATTGTGGTGCCCAATCTGGCATCCATTATGGGACGAATGCTCAAAACATATCCCAATCTCTGGATAGACCTCTCCTGGGTTGTCTATCCAAACTATGTCGCTCCACATGGAAAACCCAGCAAAGAGTGGGTAGCCTTGGTCGAAGAGTTTCCTGACAGATTTATGATCGGTACAGATAATATCGGTCATTATGACAATTATGAACAGACCATAAAACGCTATTATGTTTTTCTGGATGCATTGTCTCCAAAAACCGCTCGTCTTGTGGCTGAGAAAAACTTTTTGAGCATTCTGCCTTTGAGAGTACGCAAGAAGATAGATGCTTCTATTGCGAAGTAA
- a CDS encoding asparaginase codes for MRQFHSLLKLILPLLALWTQLHAQKNLKPDTKDILPVVVVVTTGGTIAMKYDPVSGGVVPAVSGKDLLEAVPGLGKIAKIETVEFCNIDSSQMTPKIWRNLSLKVDAVLRRPEVAGVVVTHGTDTMAEGAYFLETTLHSQKPVVFVGSMRSNSDLSPDGPANLYNAVFQAASSKAEKWGVTVTMNQYINSARYVCKDNTTNVQTFDSGGHGYLGYIVGNRIIGYNAAPAKKKLSAPKTLPDIPLIYSYAGDDGSLIRYAVDHGAKGLVVAGVGAGNVNQSVFKACKYALNKNVPLVIASRVRHGGVYPLYGDEGGGASLLKAGTLLAGDLSPYKARLLLMIALGQPNMNPPKAKENIYFAIEASIFLRTLKGRMLKKFFSATRRAVFGDNASRKT; via the coding sequence ATGAGACAATTCCATTCACTGCTAAAATTGATTTTGCCATTGCTCGCTTTGTGGACACAACTGCATGCACAAAAAAATTTAAAACCGGACACAAAAGATATCCTGCCCGTAGTCGTAGTGGTCACTACCGGAGGAACCATTGCTATGAAATATGACCCTGTGTCGGGTGGTGTCGTTCCGGCTGTATCAGGAAAAGACTTGCTGGAAGCTGTACCGGGTCTTGGTAAAATAGCCAAAATTGAAACAGTGGAGTTCTGCAATATTGACAGCTCACAGATGACACCCAAAATATGGAGAAACTTGAGTCTGAAAGTTGATGCTGTGTTACGACGCCCGGAAGTAGCAGGCGTTGTGGTAACCCACGGTACCGATACGATGGCCGAGGGAGCTTATTTTCTCGAAACAACGCTCCATTCCCAAAAACCGGTTGTTTTCGTCGGTTCGATGCGCAGCAACTCCGACCTGAGCCCTGACGGCCCTGCCAATCTTTACAATGCAGTATTTCAGGCAGCTTCATCCAAAGCTGAAAAATGGGGAGTGACCGTCACCATGAACCAATACATCAACAGTGCCAGGTATGTCTGTAAAGACAATACGACCAATGTGCAGACATTTGATTCCGGAGGACATGGGTATCTCGGCTATATTGTCGGCAATCGGATCATTGGTTACAATGCGGCACCTGCCAAAAAAAAGCTGTCCGCACCAAAAACATTGCCGGATATTCCGTTGATCTACTCTTACGCGGGAGATGACGGATCATTGATCCGATATGCTGTCGATCATGGTGCCAAAGGATTGGTAGTGGCTGGCGTCGGTGCAGGCAATGTAAATCAGTCTGTATTCAAAGCCTGCAAATATGCTCTAAATAAAAATGTACCTCTGGTGATCGCCAGCAGGGTTCGGCACGGAGGTGTCTATCCGCTGTACGGTGATGAAGGGGGCGGTGCCTCCCTTCTTAAAGCGGGCACACTTCTGGCTGGAGACCTGAGCCCGTACAAAGCCAGGCTTCTCCTGATGATAGCACTTGGACAGCCCAATATGAACCCCCCAAAGGCTAAAGAAAATATTTACTTCGCAATAGAAGCATCTATCTTCTTGCGTACTCTCAAAGGCAGAATGCTCAAAAAGTTTTTCTCAGCCACAAGACGAGCGGTTTTTGGAGACAATGCATCCAGAAAAACATAA
- the hdcA gene encoding histidine decarboxylase, pyruvoyl type: protein MKFSTILTVCVLTGTLFSSIQAQESINKDAISPFKQYCDGYGNPGAEGLGYVSVLKVSAGTVKKTDDMLLDNIVAYDRAEANDAYVGQINMLTASSFSGLAGQIWGYDLAVSETIKEKKEKPLFTVKQYDGSDLKVYDGAPLIEAGKALFGTERKRRFPLVPGAHTICANKSVTSYRPKKGEPDAAKNESYGVWSYIVINIAKDRTKDASLFIEDAGVWTKNANDKDLDAFLQKHRKSVLWSVAACGKDQSVLYERSYISYAYVIMKPGEVGTALTVAPYVVLAKDAIPKEGFGQLKKMNLKEWEKSIGFK, encoded by the coding sequence ATGAAGTTTTCTACTATTTTAACCGTTTGTGTACTGACAGGAACTCTTTTCAGTTCTATCCAGGCACAGGAGAGTATCAACAAAGATGCCATAAGCCCATTCAAACAGTATTGTGACGGATATGGAAATCCAGGTGCGGAGGGTCTTGGTTATGTATCCGTGCTGAAAGTCTCAGCCGGTACCGTTAAAAAAACGGATGATATGCTTCTCGACAACATTGTCGCCTATGATCGGGCGGAAGCAAATGATGCCTATGTCGGTCAGATCAATATGCTGACAGCTTCATCTTTTTCCGGCCTGGCAGGACAGATATGGGGGTATGACCTTGCTGTTTCCGAAACGATAAAAGAGAAAAAAGAAAAACCTCTTTTTACCGTCAAACAGTATGATGGCTCCGACCTGAAGGTTTATGACGGTGCCCCTTTGATTGAGGCGGGTAAAGCGCTCTTTGGTACCGAGAGAAAACGCCGTTTTCCTCTGGTTCCCGGTGCCCATACCATTTGCGCCAACAAAAGCGTCACATCGTACCGGCCAAAAAAAGGGGAACCCGACGCTGCCAAAAATGAATCATATGGTGTCTGGTCTTACATTGTTATCAATATTGCAAAAGACCGCACCAAAGATGCCTCTCTGTTTATCGAAGATGCCGGAGTCTGGACAAAAAATGCCAATGATAAGGACTTGGATGCATTTCTCCAAAAACACCGAAAATCTGTTCTCTGGAGTGTTGCTGCCTGCGGTAAAGACCAAAGTGTTTTGTACGAACGATCGTATATCAGCTATGCCTATGTCATCATGAAGCCCGGTGAGGTAGGCACAGCATTGACCGTTGCCCCTTATGTCGTACTGGCGAAAGATGCGATCCCCAAAGAGGGCTTTGGGCAACTAAAGAAAATGAATTTGAAAGAGTGGGAAAAATCTATCGGTTTTAAATAA
- a CDS encoding nitrilase-related carbon-nitrogen hydrolase, producing MLIIGSFLMISSDMRGGAGVFGWFMLIPFLLYVTLYHEFKSRLWLLLTLVVGAVLTFTKSVSDPIMISLPVSIMFGVVTGLRYYLAFLIWDYIRKWTDDTASIIAFPAIIVSLEYLQAFYTPFGVWGSLANTQVYNLPLIQTASLFGFLGISALMSWAAVLGAFFILRRNFANIKISVVLFVIIFIGLNIWGDLRLSTVPQGKHILVAGITNGQTVSKALPNPEDPDVLQNTQRLIELTRKAAAKGADIAVWGEVSTIVSTKGEKALLGTLSRLAKKHHIAIVAAYALLLPKEEQSELYKMKNKFTWLRDDGTIAETYLKHHPVPGEGSVPGRAPLKAIRTKYGKMAGAICYDYDFPQISLTQARLGVDLVLLPGLDWRGMLIRHTLMARIHAVGGGFSLFRSANEATSMGFDNLGQIRAAMTAFGDDESILIASLPVKRTDTLYTHIGNLLAYIAMFVLILLFFLAVWNHFKKQKKDQR from the coding sequence TTGCTGATTATCGGTTCTTTTTTGATGATTAGCTCTGATATGCGTGGCGGCGCAGGAGTATTCGGCTGGTTTATGCTTATACCATTCTTGCTCTATGTCACGCTCTATCATGAGTTTAAAAGCCGTCTATGGCTCCTGCTTACCCTTGTTGTAGGAGCTGTATTGACATTCACGAAGTCAGTATCAGACCCCATAATGATCTCTTTGCCGGTATCCATTATGTTTGGGGTAGTGACAGGCCTACGATACTATCTTGCCTTTTTGATATGGGATTATATCCGGAAATGGACTGATGACACTGCCAGCATCATTGCCTTTCCGGCCATTATAGTAAGCTTGGAATATCTGCAAGCATTTTATACACCGTTCGGCGTATGGGGATCTCTTGCTAATACACAGGTATATAATCTCCCCCTTATCCAAACAGCGTCACTTTTTGGATTTCTGGGCATATCGGCACTGATGTCCTGGGCTGCCGTTTTGGGAGCTTTCTTCATTCTCCGGAGAAATTTCGCAAATATAAAAATATCCGTTGTGCTCTTTGTCATCATTTTTATTGGACTGAATATATGGGGTGACTTACGCCTCAGTACCGTTCCCCAAGGCAAGCATATACTTGTTGCCGGCATCACGAATGGTCAGACAGTAAGCAAGGCACTGCCAAACCCCGAAGATCCCGATGTTCTGCAGAATACACAAAGACTGATAGAACTCACACGCAAAGCCGCCGCGAAGGGAGCCGACATAGCCGTCTGGGGAGAAGTATCGACAATCGTTTCAACCAAGGGGGAAAAGGCATTGCTGGGGACACTTTCCAGGCTGGCGAAAAAGCATCATATTGCAATCGTTGCAGCCTATGCTCTATTGCTCCCGAAAGAAGAACAGAGCGAACTGTATAAGATGAAGAACAAATTCACCTGGCTGAGAGATGACGGTACCATCGCCGAAACATATCTCAAGCACCACCCCGTCCCGGGGGAAGGAAGTGTTCCCGGTCGTGCCCCACTGAAAGCTATCAGGACAAAATATGGTAAAATGGCGGGAGCTATCTGTTATGATTACGATTTCCCGCAAATATCGTTAACACAGGCAAGGCTCGGAGTCGACCTGGTTCTGCTCCCCGGTCTTGACTGGCGCGGTATGCTGATACGGCATACTCTGATGGCACGAATTCACGCTGTAGGGGGAGGGTTTTCCCTGTTCAGATCGGCAAATGAGGCTACTTCAATGGGATTTGACAATCTCGGTCAGATCCGTGCAGCTATGACTGCATTTGGAGACGATGAGAGTATATTGATCGCTTCTCTGCCTGTTAAGAGAACGGACACCCTCTATACTCACATCGGCAATTTGCTTGCATATATTGCTATGTTTGTACTTATACTGCTGTTTTTCTTGGCAGTTTGGAATCATTTCAAAAAACAAAAAAAGGATCAAAGATGA
- a CDS encoding phosphatidylserine decarboxylase, which yields MKKLKLFTGIVFLIGMISSSVVYADTSLGVRIPTAYFATTGAGQSNDGIPPDPYETFSYDLALQDAGIENFNVMYYTSVLPPQSYEISLKEAKKQFHHGAVLESIMAKASGVKGDTVVAGVGRVWAKDPKSGKKIGGFAAEYEFVYHKKRVAQEEVRKKAKAQLTKSLKHELSIRHLEQVGDMTYNIKFLHITKKYGMVLSQLGFVSFIYVDPIKKSTDAQAHKPITQKLITLLKKNPELKRLLEKSIAKAKVVNPDTKTNPVQNLNDYYAYLDKAVELIPSEVLKHPKHLLREQIMQSLCYFYFLIDQPLPELEGKGLYNNTLQYYEPFSTWTRAFANDWGMFLDTEKSWSKKTYEEFYKDPRFGLDTGWYEPASNWKTFNDFFSRYLKSPEMRPIATPADPSIVVAPADSVPQGTWAIDKDSRIKVEGGLKVKLATYYSVKDLVGEDSPYKDAFANGVLTHTFLDVNDYHRYHFAVRGEIKEVKNIVKNVSLEVVWDAKQGKYAPIDSTGWQFTQTRGVVVVDTGKYGLVALIPMGMAQVSSVNFEGDVRPGIVHKKGDMLGNFLFGGSDFVILFQDKAGFEITASKTPNDTNTYKHMLMGEAYGVMKGNQ from the coding sequence ATGAAAAAGTTAAAACTGTTTACAGGTATCGTTTTCCTGATTGGAATGATAAGTTCGAGTGTAGTATATGCCGACACATCGCTGGGGGTTAGAATCCCCACCGCCTATTTTGCCACAACCGGTGCTGGTCAGTCCAATGACGGCATACCACCCGATCCCTACGAAACATTCTCTTATGACCTGGCGCTTCAGGATGCCGGCATAGAAAATTTCAATGTGATGTACTACACCTCCGTGCTTCCTCCCCAATCGTATGAGATTTCACTGAAGGAAGCTAAAAAACAGTTTCACCATGGTGCTGTACTGGAATCAATCATGGCAAAAGCCAGCGGCGTCAAAGGCGATACGGTCGTAGCCGGTGTCGGCCGGGTCTGGGCCAAAGATCCTAAAAGCGGCAAAAAAATCGGAGGCTTTGCTGCCGAATATGAATTTGTCTACCACAAAAAGAGAGTAGCACAGGAAGAGGTAAGAAAGAAGGCAAAAGCACAGTTGACAAAATCACTCAAACATGAGTTGTCGATCAGGCATCTGGAACAGGTAGGTGATATGACATACAACATCAAATTTCTGCATATCACCAAAAAATACGGTATGGTGCTATCTCAGCTTGGGTTTGTTAGTTTTATCTATGTGGATCCCATCAAAAAATCAACAGATGCTCAGGCGCACAAGCCAATTACCCAAAAGCTTATCACTCTGCTAAAAAAGAATCCTGAACTCAAAAGGCTTTTGGAAAAATCGATCGCAAAGGCAAAAGTCGTCAACCCGGATACCAAAACCAATCCTGTACAGAATCTCAATGACTATTATGCCTATCTTGACAAAGCTGTCGAATTGATTCCGTCAGAGGTTCTCAAGCACCCCAAGCATCTTCTGCGTGAGCAGATTATGCAGAGTCTCTGTTACTTCTATTTTCTGATCGACCAACCCCTCCCAGAGCTTGAAGGAAAAGGGCTTTACAACAATACGCTCCAATACTATGAGCCTTTCTCTACCTGGACGAGAGCGTTTGCCAACGACTGGGGAATGTTTCTCGATACAGAGAAGTCTTGGAGTAAAAAAACCTATGAGGAGTTCTATAAGGACCCACGATTTGGTTTGGATACCGGATGGTATGAACCCGCAAGCAACTGGAAAACTTTCAACGACTTTTTCAGCCGCTACCTGAAGTCTCCCGAAATGAGACCGATTGCCACACCTGCCGATCCATCGATCGTCGTTGCCCCGGCAGATTCTGTCCCTCAGGGTACCTGGGCTATTGACAAAGACTCCAGGATCAAAGTAGAAGGCGGATTGAAAGTCAAGCTTGCAACCTACTACAGTGTCAAAGATCTGGTTGGTGAAGACAGCCCCTACAAAGATGCATTTGCCAACGGAGTTCTGACACATACCTTCCTCGATGTCAACGACTATCACCGCTACCATTTTGCTGTGAGAGGAGAGATAAAAGAGGTCAAAAATATTGTGAAAAATGTCTCACTGGAAGTAGTCTGGGATGCAAAGCAAGGCAAATATGCCCCCATAGACTCCACAGGCTGGCAGTTTACCCAAACCAGAGGGGTTGTGGTGGTAGATACAGGAAAGTATGGTCTGGTAGCACTGATCCCTATGGGGATGGCTCAGGTCTCTTCTGTCAATTTCGAAGGGGATGTCCGACCCGGTATTGTTCATAAAAAGGGTGATATGCTTGGAAATTTCCTCTTTGGCGGGTCTGATTTTGTCATACTGTTTCAAGACAAAGCAGGATTTGAAATCACAGCATCTAAAACTCCCAACGACACAAATACCTATAAGCATATGCTGATGGGTGAAGCTTATGGGGTAATGAAGGGAAATCAGTAA
- a CDS encoding alpha/beta hydrolase family protein: MLNLRILFLALSILFSTVFVQGVECIFKDPQYSFQTLRTIGYSSTGGADIGECLSTVRRIQESDNESWYKEWLATAKRLEKRADKFLSKGHMISAKEAYFRSSNYYRTAEFFLHTNPNDPRIVKTWKKSRNTFLKAAKLSKKPIKFVKIPFEGTTLPGYLCLVDNSGKKRPLLIIHSGFDGTAEELYFEIGHLAVEREFNVLLFEGPGQGEVIRVQKIPFRPNWESVVTPVVDFALTLPEVNPKRIGLIGISFGGYLAPRAVSFEHRINLCVANGGVYDFYANVIKKSPPDIKKILNNKKASIKFNKEIMEIMNKDVDVGWFFANGMFTFGAKSPTDLIKKLKPYNMKERATKIRCKTLVVDSEGDKDLPGQAKELYDALRCPKTYLLFTKDEGAEEHCQMGAIMISNEKILNWIEENWHSN; encoded by the coding sequence ATGCTAAATTTACGGATCCTTTTTTTAGCTTTGAGCATTCTTTTTTCTACTGTTTTCGTTCAGGGAGTGGAATGCATCTTTAAGGATCCACAATATTCCTTTCAGACGCTCAGAACTATAGGCTACAGCAGCACAGGGGGTGCAGATATCGGAGAGTGTTTGAGTACAGTTCGCCGCATTCAGGAAAGCGATAATGAAAGCTGGTACAAAGAGTGGTTAGCGACTGCAAAGCGCCTTGAAAAGAGAGCGGACAAGTTTCTATCAAAAGGGCACATGATAAGTGCAAAAGAGGCATATTTTCGCTCCTCCAACTACTACCGCACTGCGGAATTTTTCCTTCATACTAATCCCAATGATCCACGGATTGTCAAGACTTGGAAAAAGAGCCGTAATACTTTCCTCAAAGCTGCAAAACTCTCCAAAAAACCTATAAAGTTTGTGAAGATACCCTTTGAGGGAACTACTCTGCCAGGTTACCTCTGTCTTGTGGACAACTCCGGCAAAAAGAGACCACTTTTGATCATCCATAGTGGATTTGACGGCACAGCAGAAGAGCTCTATTTTGAAATTGGTCATCTTGCGGTTGAAAGAGAATTCAATGTTCTTTTATTTGAAGGACCGGGACAGGGTGAAGTGATTCGTGTACAGAAGATACCGTTTCGTCCAAACTGGGAAAGTGTAGTGACACCTGTGGTAGATTTTGCTCTGACTCTTCCAGAAGTCAACCCAAAGAGGATCGGGCTCATAGGCATTAGTTTCGGAGGCTATCTTGCTCCACGGGCTGTCTCTTTCGAGCATCGCATTAACCTATGTGTTGCAAATGGAGGAGTATATGATTTTTATGCAAATGTCATCAAAAAATCCCCACCAGACATAAAGAAAATTCTCAACAACAAAAAGGCATCTATAAAGTTCAATAAGGAAATTATGGAAATTATGAACAAAGATGTTGATGTAGGCTGGTTCTTTGCAAACGGTATGTTTACTTTTGGAGCCAAATCTCCGACGGACTTAATTAAAAAATTAAAGCCCTACAATATGAAAGAGAGGGCAACAAAGATACGATGCAAAACTCTGGTGGTTGATTCCGAAGGAGATAAAGATCTTCCCGGACAAGCAAAAGAGCTTTATGACGCCCTGAGATGCCCCAAGACATATCTGCTCTTTACAAAAGATGAAGGTGCTGAAGAGCATTGTCAGATGGGAGCTATCATGATATCCAATGAGAAAATTCTCAACTGGATAGAAGAGAATTGGCATAGCAACTAG
- a CDS encoding alpha/beta hydrolase family protein translates to MKFLNALGICLFFASLHSSVYAKEEAPMRNKDASAISAQKENYDAHRSYVSYHFEDEEMDFAFQWLLGSLSNGGAELGEAFYAAGNITDGDPKSWQNEWEKMAQRKESRAKAALEKGHKATAREAYLKASNYYRTALVSILPDNPKFNTLGKKTRFCMKEAGKLYDPPMTYFEVPFEKTKLPGYYHPVKKDGKPRKTLLMIGGGETFMEDLVFYIEPQTIKRGYNFITVDLPGQGMLPAQGEFFRKDTETQMKAVLDVVLKFPEVDPEQLAVFGISNGGYFVPRAATVEKRIKAIIVSSAVVDNYRMFKEMPFSKDTQKQIDQWPPFKKAVTSAVTWRWGLDPENVKGQIEANKGFQFDPAKVTSPVLDLVGAGEYANKETERQQKEFMDKVGTKNKTLVITPENEGASSHCIGENRTLMAEVVFDWLDDLFGNQSKE, encoded by the coding sequence ATGAAGTTTTTAAATGCACTTGGTATCTGCCTGTTCTTTGCATCACTGCACAGTTCGGTGTATGCCAAAGAGGAGGCTCCTATGAGGAACAAAGACGCATCGGCAATATCGGCACAGAAAGAGAACTATGACGCACACCGTTCCTATGTAAGTTACCATTTTGAAGATGAAGAGATGGATTTCGCTTTTCAGTGGCTCCTTGGCAGCTTATCGAACGGCGGTGCCGAACTTGGAGAAGCATTTTATGCTGCCGGCAATATTACAGATGGCGATCCGAAAAGCTGGCAAAACGAATGGGAAAAGATGGCTCAGAGGAAAGAGTCCCGTGCCAAAGCCGCTCTTGAAAAAGGCCATAAGGCTACTGCCCGTGAAGCGTATCTGAAAGCCTCCAATTATTACAGAACGGCACTGGTCTCTATACTGCCGGACAATCCCAAGTTCAACACACTTGGCAAAAAGACCCGCTTCTGCATGAAAGAAGCCGGAAAACTGTACGACCCTCCAATGACCTACTTTGAAGTTCCTTTTGAAAAAACAAAGCTCCCCGGGTATTACCACCCCGTCAAAAAAGACGGTAAACCTCGCAAGACGCTTTTGATGATAGGTGGCGGCGAGACTTTTATGGAGGACCTTGTCTTTTACATTGAACCTCAGACGATCAAGCGCGGATACAATTTTATCACCGTGGACCTGCCCGGCCAGGGAATGCTCCCCGCCCAGGGAGAGTTTTTCAGAAAAGATACCGAAACCCAGATGAAAGCTGTTTTGGATGTTGTTTTGAAGTTCCCCGAAGTAGATCCTGAACAACTGGCCGTGTTCGGTATCAGTAACGGCGGCTACTTCGTTCCGCGTGCGGCGACAGTAGAAAAGCGGATCAAGGCAATTATTGTCAGCAGTGCCGTTGTCGACAACTACCGTATGTTCAAAGAGATGCCTTTTTCCAAAGATACGCAAAAACAGATCGACCAGTGGCCGCCGTTCAAGAAGGCGGTGACCTCTGCAGTGACTTGGCGCTGGGGGCTTGACCCTGAAAATGTCAAAGGGCAAATCGAAGCCAACAAAGGGTTTCAGTTTGATCCAGCCAAGGTTACCAGTCCGGTACTGGATCTTGTCGGGGCGGGAGAGTATGCCAACAAAGAGACTGAACGGCAGCAAAAAGAGTTTATGGACAAAGTAGGAACCAAGAACAAAACACTGGTGATCACTCCGGAAAATGAAGGGGCCTCTTCTCACTGTATCGGCGAGAATAGAACCCTGATGGCTGAAGTGGTCTTTGACTGGCTTGATGATCTCTTTGGGAATCAATCAAAGGAATGA